TTCCATTTGAATGGGCCTTTGCCGGTACTAATGAAACCGTCAAGGTCAAAAACCTGGGTGACGGTGTTGTTACCCAAGACTTCAACTTCTGGCTGGACACTAATGTGTATTTGAATGTTCCAAACACTCATCGTGGTGAAATCAACACTACTTGGAAAGATTGGGACTCCGGCTGTGTTGAAGAAACCGGCTCTGTTTATCCATTCGGTGCGGACAAAGAAAGCGTGTCATTCAGAGAATTGTGGCAACCAGTTGACCCATCRAGGGAAGATTTAGTGATTGTCTCCCCTAACAATGAGACGTTTTCATCGAATGCCAAATCAATCGTTCTCAAGGTCAACGATGAAGGCTACGACGGTTtagttattattgttggtAGATGGGTTCAGGGTTTCTTgtccaaaaaaaaccaaagtACCATTGACGGTTTGAATTTTATCAGATTACTAGAAAATGATTCTGGTAAATTTGAGTCTTTGTTGAGCTATGGTgaagaagccaagaaaATCCCACAAAGCTACGAAAATCTAAAGAAGGGCTCCACTATCACCTCTAACGGGTTAAACTGGGAGGTTATTGAGTATCACGTTTGATGAGATATTGAGAAGTGCTTGTTCTTCGTCCCACTGTTAATATGGGTGTTCTTCAAGATTTATAGATTTATATAACGAAAAGTATCCagaaaattatttaataaa
This DNA window, taken from Saccharomyces eubayanus strain FM1318 chromosome XII, whole genome shotgun sequence, encodes the following:
- the HRI1 gene encoding Hri1p, translating into MPALFKRLLFQVGPQPGERTFTLSSVSNDGHYISLRPFVKPKGDSESAFPFEWAFAGTNETVKVKNLGDGVVTQDFNFWLDTNVYLNVPNTHRGEINTTWKDWDSGCVEETGSVYPFGADKESVSFRELWQPVDPSREDLVIVSPNNETFSSNAKSIVLKVNDEGYDGLVIIVGRWVQGFLSKKNQSTIDGLNFIRLLENDSGKFESLLSYGEEAKKIPQSYENLKKGSTITSNGLNWEVIEYHV